From the genome of Streptomyces spinoverrucosus:
GGGGCGAGCGGTACGACGACGGGTACGGCCCGGACGGCCATGGCGGTTTCGGCCACGACCCGGACTTCGACGACCTGGACCCCGACATCCTCGACGACCATGACGGCTCGGCGGGACCGTACGGGAAACAGGTCCGCTGGCATCGCCCGGTCGCCTGGCTGCTCGCCCTGGTGATGGGCATCGGCATGGTCGCGCTGGCCTTCGCCGCGGTCTACCGGGGCGCCTCGTCCAACCGCCAGGACCAGGTCCCGCCGCCCGCCTCGACCGGCCTGGAGCAGGGCACCTCAACGGCGCCCTCCGCGTCCGCCGACTACTCCCAGCCGGCCGTCTCGGCGGTCCCGCGCACCCCCTGAACGGCCGGTTCCGCACGCCCCGGCGGAGGCTCGCGAACCTGGTGAGTACCTGTCAGAAGTTGTCGCGTAGCGGGGCGTTTACCGGAGCTTGTGGCGACCTACTCTGAAGATATGGGCGGGCCTGGGGACCCACCTGAGGGGACACCGGACGGCGCCCCCAACGGTGCGGACGACGAATACCGATCTGTCGTGTTCGACGAATCGTTCGTCCGCGCTGCCCGCCTCCAGGAGTTCTCCGCGCAGGAGCGCATGGCCGACCACGCGCCCGCCGTCCGCCGCCGTCCGCCCATGCGCCGGGGCCTGTCCCGGCAGGCCCTGGTCCTGGTCCTGCTGATCGCCGTCGCCTTCGGCACCGCGATCTACATGGGCGTGCGGCACCCGTACCAGACCCCGCAGGCCGGCCGGTACGTCCAACCGCTGCGGATGACCGTCATCCCGCTCGCCCCGCAGGGCAAGGTGCCCGGCGCCCCCGATTCCGAACAGCTGTACGCCAATAGTCCGGCCGCCCAGTTCCGCGTCGGCGCCGAGGGCATAGCGCTGCCGGCCGCGCGGCGCACCGCGAACTTCTCGGACGCCCAGGTCATCACCGCCCTGACCACCGCCAAGGACTACCTCGTCCGCTCCTCGCTCTACCCCGAGGTGCTCACCGGCGGGCAGGTCAGGCCGGTGCGCGTGCTGCTCGACCCCGAGCAACTCGACCAGTTCGACCGGAGCTTCGAGCAGCCGACCGCCGACGGCCGGCACGCCCCCACCGGCTGGCTGGTGCGCTTCGACCCCAGCCGGGCCGAACTGGCCGACCGCAAGATCCGGGTGCAGGGCTCACTGGAGGCCGGCGAGGTCGACTCCTCCACCCTCGAGGTCACCTCGGACCACACGTTCGTGTACGCGCTGCGACCGGCCGGCGCCGACGAGAAGGCCGAGGTGTCCCTGTTCACCGTCCGGCGTGAGCTGCACTTCCGCTTCGACCGCGACGACCTGCGGCTGCACCAGGCCGAGCTGGTCGGCTCGTCCCTCCAGGCCGGACCACTGTCCTGCGCCGAGGACGCCACCAACCACCTGCGCCCGCTGCTCGCCGGCCAGACCCCCAAGGCGGGCGGCCCGGCCGGGACGGACCCGTACGCACCCCAGGGCACGGCGGCACTGTGCGGGACGCTGGCGGACAGCGCGCAGCCGAGGCTGCCGAAGGCGTGAGCGGGGCAGGCCCGTACGGTCGGCCCCGCCCCGGTCAGTCCTCGTCGCGCGGCGGCTGGTCCTTGGGCGCCGAGTCCGCCGAACCGTTCGTACCGGTCGTATCGGTGGAACCCCCAGCACCGCCCGCGAAACCGCTGAAGCCCCGCCGCACCCGGCTGCCCAGGTCCCCCGCGCCGCCCGCTATGTCCGTCACCAGCTTCATCAGCGGGTCCTTGCTGCCGCGCACATGCCCCGCGTAGCTCGCCGCGGACTCGCGGAAGGAGTCGGTGACCGAGGTGTCCTTGTCCTCGCCGCGCCGCGGGTAGTGGCCGTCCATGATCCGCTGGTAGTCGCGGGACGCCGCCCACTTCTTCAGCTCGGCCGCGCGGATCGTGGCGAACGGGTGCGAGCGGGGGAGGACGTTGAGGATCTTCAGCACGGAGTCGCGCAGGTCGCCGCCCGCCTCGTACTCGTCGGCCTGCTCCAGGAACGCGTCCACGTTCATCTCGTGCAGATGGTTGCCGCCCGCGATCTTCATCAGGCCGCGCATCGAGGCCTGGAGGTCCTGCCCGACCAGCAGGCCCGCCCGGTCGGCGGACAGCTCCGACTTGCGGAACCACTCACGCAGCGCCGTCACGATCGCCATGATCGCCACATTGCCGAGCGGGATCCAGGCGACCCTCAGGGCGAGGTTGGTCAGGAACAGCAGGATCGTGCGGTACACGGAGTGGCCGGACAGGGCGTGGCCGACCTCGTGGCCGATGACCGCCCGCATCTCCTCCTCGTCGAGCAGCTCGACGAGCCCCGTGGTCACGACGATGATCGGCTCGTCCAGGCCGACGCACATCGCGTTGGGCTGCGGGTCCTGGTTGACGTACATCGGCGGGACCTTCTCCAGGTCCAGGATGTAACAGGCGTCTCGCAGCATGTCGTTGAGGTGGGCGAACTGCCGGTCCGAGACGCGTACCGAGTCGGACAGGAACAGCAGCCTCAGGCTCCGCTCGGGCAGCAGGCCGCTGAGGGCCTTGAAGACCGTGTCGAAGCCGCTCAGCTTGCGCAGCGCGACCAGGGCGGAGCGGTCGGCCGGGTGCTCGTACGCACGCGAGGAGATCCCCGGGAAGCGCCTGCGCTGCCTGCTGGGCACGCTCTCGTGCCCGCCCTGCTGGTGGCCGTCGTCGGACATGTGGTCCCCCATGTGCGTCGGTGTGCCCTGGTGTGCCTTTGCGCTTTCTTGTACGTCCCCGAAGCAAGGCCAAGCCTAGGCGGAGATACCGTGGACGGGCAGTACGACGAAGGAGTCCCGCACCATGGAGCACATCGCCGCGATCCAGTGGCTCAGCGCCGCTCAGGAGCAAGGCGCGGGGAATCTCCTTAGGGTCGTGCTGATCGTGATGGTGGTGGGTTGTGTGCTGACCGCCTGGTTCCTGCTTCGGGGTTACAGGCGGAAGGACGACTGAGGGCCCGGGAAGGTTGCTCGACGGTGGAGTCGGCGTGAGCGCGGCCGAGGCGCCCGCTTACGATGAGCCGACGTCTTTATCCCGCCCACACGCGATAGGTCCTGCCGAAGATGAGCTTCCACAGCGCCGCTGCCCAGTTGGTCACCCTCGCCGCCGAGGGCGAGGAACACGGCGGCAACCACGAGAGCCTCAACCCCCTGGTCACCGGCGGTGGCGCGTTCATCGCCCTGATGCTGCTGCTGTGGATCACCACCCGCTTCAACCGCGACCGCTAGGGCCTGGTCCACAGGCCGGGCCGGTAGGGTCTGCACGCATGGGAGAGCAGGACATGCCTACCGGCCCGTCGACGTCGGCCAAGCGCCGCCTCGGCGTCATGGGCGGGACGTTCGACCCGATCCACCACGGGCACCTCGTGGCGGCCAGTGAGGTCGCGGCACAGTTCCACCTCGACGAGGTGGTGTTCGTACCGACGGGACAGCCGTGGCAGAAGACCCACCGCACGGTCTCCCCGGCCGAGGACCGCTATCTGATGACGGTCATCGCGACCGCCGAGAACCCGCAGTTCTCGGTCAGCCGCATCGACATCGACCGCGGCGGCCCCACCTACACCGTGGACACCCTGCGTGACCTGCGCGCCCTCAACCCCGACACGGACCTGTTCTTCATCACCGGCGCCGACGCCCTCGCCCAGATCCTGACCTGGCGGGACAGCGAGGAGCTGTTCTCCCTCGCACACTTCATCGGGGTCACCCGGCCCGGCCACCACCTGACGGACGCCGGGCTTCCGGAGGGCGGTGTCTCGTTGGTCGAGGTTCCCGCCCTCGCCATCTCCTCCACGGACTGCCGTGCGAGAGTCGCCAAGGGCGATCCCGTCTGGTATCTGGTGCCGGACGGAGTCGTGCGCTACATCGCAAAGCGACAGCTGTACCGCGGCGAGTGAGCCGAGAGGGGCACCGGTGAACGACCGATACGACGCGGGGGCCGCAGGTTACGGCGCCGACCAGTACGAACTCGTCGGCTACGACGAGTACGGCCGGCCTGTGTACCGGCAGGTACCGGCCCAGCAGCCGTACGACCCCTACGCGCAGCAGCAGGGCTACGGGTACGACCCGTACGCCACCGGCCAGCAGCAGCCGGTCCCCCCGTACGACCCCTACGGGACCGGTCAGCAGCAGCCCGTGACCTCGTACGACGGGTACGACCCCTACGGCCGCACCGCCACCAGCGGGCAGCAGCCCCGGGTCGCCGAGCAGACCGCGTACATCCCGCAGCAGCCGCGCCCGGTCGAGCCGGAACAGCGCCAGGAGCCCGTACGGGACGCCCCCGACGCCGGACACGGCCGCGAGGACCGGGACTACCGGACGGAACAGTTCGCCTTCGTCGAGGAGCCCGACCAGGACTCCGAGGACGTCATCGACTGGCTGGCGTTCACCGAGAACCGCACCGAGCGCCGCGAGGAGGCCAAGCGCCGCGCCCGCAGCCGCCTCGTCGCCCTGGTCGTCGTGCTGGCGCTGGTCGCGGCCGGCGGCGTCGGTTACCTCTGGTACGCCGGGAAGCTGCCCGGCCTGTCCCCGTCCGAGGACACAAAGGGCGGTACGACGTCGGCGGCCGCGCAGAAGCGGGACGTGATCGTCGTACACCTGCACGACACCAAGAAGGGCGGCACCGCCACGGCGCTGCTCGTCGACAACACCACCACCAAGCAGGGCACCACCGTCCTGCTGCCCAACTCCCTCGCGCTGTCCGGCGACGACGGGACGACGACGCTGGCCAAGTCGGTCGAGGACGACGGCTCCTCCGGCACCCGCGAGGCCCTGGACACCGTCCTCGGCACGTCGATCCAGGGCACCTGGCGCCTGGACACCCCCTACCTGCAGAACCTCGTCGACCTCGTCGGCAACATCGAGATCGACACCAACGCCGACGTGCCCGACCCGGACGCCAAGAAGAAGGGCGAGGCACCGCTGGTCAACAAGGGCGAGGGCCAGACCCTCAGCGGCAAGACGGCGGTCGCCTACGCCACGTACCGCGCCTCGGGCGAGGCCCAGAACGCCCAGCTGGAGCGGTTCGGGCAGGTCATGCAGGGCGTGCTGCGCAAGATGTCGTCGGACGCGCAGGCCGCGACGACCACCGTGCAGACGCTGGCGCAGATCCTCGACCCGTCGCTCACCGACAAGGACCTCGGCACCTTCCTCGCCAAGCTGTCCGACCTCGCCAAGAGCGGCGACTACAAGACCGCCATGCTGCCCGTCCAGGACGACGGCACCCTCAGCGCCGAGGCGAGCGACAGCGTGGTCAAGGACGTGCTTGGCGGCACCGCCAAGAGCCCCGACCAGGACGCGGCCGTCCGGGTCGCGGTGCAGAACGCCAGCGGTGTGAAGGACAACACGGAGAAGGCGCGCGTGGTGCTCCTCAACGGCGGCTTCACCTTCCTGGAGGGCGGTACGGCGAGCAGTGCCCAGTCCGCCTCCAAGGTCACCTACGCGGACGCCGCCGACAAGGAGAACGCCACCGAGGTCGCCAAGACCCTGGGGCTGCCCTCCAGTGCGGTCACCAAGGGTGAGGTCTCCTCCAACGCCAACGTCTCGGTCGTCCTCGGCCAGGACTACGAGCCGGCCTCCGCCGGGTAATGCGTGGGGCGCCGTCGGCGGTCCGTGAGACCCTTGAAGGCAAGTGACCGCCGACGAAAGCCATGTAGTGACCGCAACCGACCGTTCTCTTGAGCTCATCAACACCGCCGCCCAGGCGGCCGCCGACAAACTCGCCCACGACGTTATCGCCTACGACGTGAGCGATGTGCTGTCGATCACGGATGCCTTCCTGCTGGCGTCCGCGCCCAACGACCGCCAGGTCAAGTCCATCGTCGACGAGATCGAGGAACGGCTCCAGAAGGAGCTCGGCGCCAAGCCGGTGCGCCGCGAGGGCGATCGTGAGGCCCGCTGGATCCTGCTCGACTACGTCGACATCGTCGTGCACGTGCAGCACAGCGAGGAGCGCGTCTTCTACGCCCTGGAGCGGCTGTGGAAGGACTGCCCCGAGCTGGAGCTGCCCGCCGACGCCAAGGCCACCCGCGGCAAGGCCGCGGAGCACGCCAAGCTCCAGGCTGCCGAGGAGGCGGCCGAGCTGGGCGGTGAGTGGCGATGAGCGCCACCGGCGAGGTGCCCGCCGGCAAGCCCGGCCGCCGCGTCATCCTGTGGCGGCACGGCCAGACGGCCTGGAACGTGGAGCGCCGCTTCCAGGGCACCACGGACGTCGAGCTCACCGATACCGGCGTCGCCCAGGCCCGACGCGCGGCCCGCCTGCTCGCCTCCCTCAAGCCCGCCGCGATCATCTCCTCCGACCTGAAGCGGGCCGCGAACACGGCCGCCGAGCTGGCCGCGCTCACCGGCCTGGGCGTCAACCGCGACGAGGCCCTGCGGGAGACGTACGCGGGCGTCTGGCAGGGTCTGACGCACGACGAGATCATCGCCCGGTACGGCGAGGAGTACGCCGCGTGGAAGCGCGGGGAGCCGGTGCGCCGCGGTGGCGGCGAGCTGGAGTCCGAGGTGGCCGACCGGGCCGCCCCGGTCGTCCTGCGGCACGCCGACAAGCTGCCCGACGACGGCACCCTGGTCGTCGTCAGCCACGGCGGCACCATCCGCACCACCATTGGTCGCCTCCTCGGCCTGGAGGCCCGCCATTGGGAGAGCCTCGGCGGCCTCTCCAACTGCTGCTGGTCCGTCCTCGGCGAGGGCGCCCGCGGCTGGCGGCTGCTGGAGCACAACGCCGGCACCCTTCCGGAGCCGGTGCTCGGCGACGACGACTGAGCCCCGCCCCGGGGGCCGTACCCCGGATTTCACTTTCCGGCAGGTCGCAGGCTAAAGTTCTTCTTGTTCGCCCCGCCGAGCGGGGCGAAACACCATGCGGCTCCGCCGCGTGGCACCAGGGGCTATAGCTCAGTTGGTAGAGCGCCTGCATGGCATGCAGGAGGTCAGGAGTTCAATTCTCCTTAGCTCCACGGACGAATCCCGTCCCCTCAGGGGGCGGGATTTTTCGTCGTCACGCGTTTGAGCAGTCGTCGCCCGGAAGGCGTATACCTCTGTGGAGACGCCCAGGCTGCCGTGTCCGGACTGGTACCAAGGCGTCGCTGACCGTATTGGTCCGGTCGTGGCAGAATCAAACGGCCGGAAGGGGGCGCGGCCCGACGGGAGGGAGTAGCGATGCCTGCGAGCATCCTCAGGGAGGTCGGCCACCTCCTTGGCGAAGCGGCGTTGATACGGGACACGACCACCCGGCTCAGCTGCCCTTCCTGCGGCTCCGCGCATGTCGCCCAGGTGCTCGGCGACAACGGCGGGATCTCCTACGTGTGCACGGCCTGCGGCCACAGCTGGAGCTGATCGATGGGTGCACACAGGCGGAAATGCGACTGGTGCGGCAGCGGCACGCCGATCGTCCGCGACATGGAACCGGTGAACCCCGACTACCAGTACTGGTGCGAGGAATGCGCACGGGCGCTGATCATAAAGGGCGACCCGATCGAGACGTACCGGGAGCTGGAGGGTGAGCCGATCTACGGCCGGCTCCTCGAAGAGCACTGCACGCTCAAGCGGTTCTACTCGTTCGTGACCGCCTGACCCTTCCGCGTTCTGGCCGTGGCGAGCGCCAGGACGAGGCAGCCGGTGGCGGCGTAGAGGCCCGACAGTGTGAACTCGATCGGGTTCTGTCGCAGTTCGGGCCTGCCGGGGGTGTGTGGCACCCACCACAGGGCGTACGAGCAGAACACCAGGAGCGTGCCGACGGCGGCCGCGCGACGGGCGCGCGCGGCGAGGAGCAGGACGAGCGGTACGCACCACACCCAGTGGTGCGACCACGACACCGGGCTGACGAGCAGCGCCGTCACCGCGCAGCAGACCACCGCCCAGGCCCGCTCCCCACGCAACTCCGCCCGCACCGCCACCGCCAGCCCCGCCGCGGCCACGAGGGCCGCCACAGCGACCCAGAGGGCCCCCGGGTCGGGGGAGTGCAGCAGGCGGGCCAGAACGCCGCGCAGCGCCTGGTTGGCGGTCTGCTCGGCGTGCCCGGCGCGCTCCGTCCGGAACACCATGTCCGTCCAGAACCGCCAGGAGTCGTACGGCAGGACGGCCGCCGCGAGGAGCGTCGCCGAGACGAAGCTGCCGGCCGCCACGCGCGCGTGCCGCAGCCAAGGGCCGCTCCGGTGCCGTCGGCGCGCCACGAGGCCGGTGGCGAGCAGGAGGACGGCGAACAGCGCGGGGGTCAGTTTCACGGCCGCGGCGAGGCCGATGCCGACGCCCGTCCAGCGGTCGCCCGGACGCCGGGAGAGGTCCCACAGGACGAGCACGGCGAGCAGCAGGTTGATCTGGCCGTAGCGCAGGGTCGTCCACACCGGCTCGCACCACACGACCACCGCCGAGGCCCACCAGGCGGTCTCCACGCGCGTGTGCCCGATGATCCGCAGGGAGAGCCGCACGAGCACCACCAGGAGGGCGAGGTTCCCGGCGGTGGCCAGGGTGCGCAGGGAGCCCGTGTCGGGAAGCGTGAGCGGGGTGAACAGCAGGGCGGCGAAGGGCGGGTAGGTGGCGGGCAGTTGGGTGGCGGTGGCGCGCAGGGCGTACAGGTCGCCGCCCGCGCGTACGGTGGCGCCCTCGGCCCGGTACACCATCAGGTCGATCATCGACACGTGCGCGGCTCGCTGGGCGATCCAGAACGCCGCGAAGGAGAGCAGGCACGCGCCCAGGGCGACGGGCGTCCGGCGGTGGACTGCGGTGGACGTGATCACGGTCACGAGGGCCGACCATAGCGGCCGTATCGGGGCAGAAGGGAAACGATTTGGTGGAGTACCCCGTCCACCGTGTAATGTTGGCGTCGCCGCCGGGGGAACACGGCGGAACACAACAAGGGGCTATAGCTCAGTTGGTAGAGCGCCTGCATGGCATGCAGGAGGTCAGGAGTTCAATTCTCCTTAGCTCCACAAGTGCGAGGGCGACCTGCATCCGTGGAAAGAGCGGACCGGGTCGCCCTTTTCGTGTTCTGCGCGGCTGCGCCGCGCGTGGCGGGGGCTTCGCCACCCGCACCCCCTTCTGCGCGAGTTGACGGGGCCGCCCCCTAGGGGATGGCCCCGTTTCTCGTGTCAGCGGCCGAGAGCGCGGCGGCCGCGGCCCTGGGAGAGGACCGGGAGGTTGTTGCGGGCCGGTGCCCGCTCCGCCTGCTCCTCGATGCGCAGGGCCAGGGCCGGGCAGCGGCGGACCGCCCGCATCGCCTTGTCCTCCGCGCGGCGCGGCACCTGGGCCTGGGCGACGGTCGGGAAACCGTCGGCGCCGAGCTCGAAGACCTCCGGGAGGATGTCGGCGCACAGGCCGTGGCCCCGGCACAGCGTCCAGTCCACGAAGATCTTCTGGCGGCTGGGGCCGTTCTCCTCGGTCGTGCCGCCGGGGAGGCCTGTCGGGGCCCTGCCGCCCTCGAAGAGGGGCAGCACGCCGTGCACGGGCCGTCCGCAGCCGTTGCCGAGGACATGGGCCGCCAGGTCGTCCGTGAAGGCCTTGACGGTCGACTCCAGGA
Proteins encoded in this window:
- a CDS encoding LytR C-terminal domain-containing protein yields the protein MNDRYDAGAAGYGADQYELVGYDEYGRPVYRQVPAQQPYDPYAQQQGYGYDPYATGQQQPVPPYDPYGTGQQQPVTSYDGYDPYGRTATSGQQPRVAEQTAYIPQQPRPVEPEQRQEPVRDAPDAGHGREDRDYRTEQFAFVEEPDQDSEDVIDWLAFTENRTERREEAKRRARSRLVALVVVLALVAAGGVGYLWYAGKLPGLSPSEDTKGGTTSAAAQKRDVIVVHLHDTKKGGTATALLVDNTTTKQGTTVLLPNSLALSGDDGTTTLAKSVEDDGSSGTREALDTVLGTSIQGTWRLDTPYLQNLVDLVGNIEIDTNADVPDPDAKKKGEAPLVNKGEGQTLSGKTAVAYATYRASGEAQNAQLERFGQVMQGVLRKMSSDAQAATTTVQTLAQILDPSLTDKDLGTFLAKLSDLAKSGDYKTAMLPVQDDGTLSAEASDSVVKDVLGGTAKSPDQDAAVRVAVQNASGVKDNTEKARVVLLNGGFTFLEGGTASSAQSASKVTYADAADKENATEVAKTLGLPSSAVTKGEVSSNANVSVVLGQDYEPASAG
- a CDS encoding M48 family metallopeptidase, translating into MSDDGHQQGGHESVPSRQRRRFPGISSRAYEHPADRSALVALRKLSGFDTVFKALSGLLPERSLRLLFLSDSVRVSDRQFAHLNDMLRDACYILDLEKVPPMYVNQDPQPNAMCVGLDEPIIVVTTGLVELLDEEEMRAVIGHEVGHALSGHSVYRTILLFLTNLALRVAWIPLGNVAIMAIVTALREWFRKSELSADRAGLLVGQDLQASMRGLMKIAGGNHLHEMNVDAFLEQADEYEAGGDLRDSVLKILNVLPRSHPFATIRAAELKKWAASRDYQRIMDGHYPRRGEDKDTSVTDSFRESAASYAGHVRGSKDPLMKLVTDIAGGAGDLGSRVRRGFSGFAGGAGGSTDTTGTNGSADSAPKDQPPRDED
- the rsfS gene encoding ribosome silencing factor translates to MTATDRSLELINTAAQAAADKLAHDVIAYDVSDVLSITDAFLLASAPNDRQVKSIVDEIEERLQKELGAKPVRREGDREARWILLDYVDIVVHVQHSEERVFYALERLWKDCPELELPADAKATRGKAAEHAKLQAAEEAAELGGEWR
- a CDS encoding SCO2584 family spore wall biosynthesis protein, whose product is MPEDVGGTPFPDGWEPDDDHDRGVSDEEFASVVFDEAFVRAAVVHEPTAVERLLAAAQARAEASEAEARRAHGRGERYDDGYGPDGHGGFGHDPDFDDLDPDILDDHDGSAGPYGKQVRWHRPVAWLLALVMGIGMVALAFAAVYRGASSNRQDQVPPPASTGLEQGTSTAPSASADYSQPAVSAVPRTP
- a CDS encoding glycosyltransferase 87 family protein, with protein sequence MTVITSTAVHRRTPVALGACLLSFAAFWIAQRAAHVSMIDLMVYRAEGATVRAGGDLYALRATATQLPATYPPFAALLFTPLTLPDTGSLRTLATAGNLALLVVLVRLSLRIIGHTRVETAWWASAVVVWCEPVWTTLRYGQINLLLAVLVLWDLSRRPGDRWTGVGIGLAAAVKLTPALFAVLLLATGLVARRRHRSGPWLRHARVAAGSFVSATLLAAAVLPYDSWRFWTDMVFRTERAGHAEQTANQALRGVLARLLHSPDPGALWVAVAALVAAAGLAVAVRAELRGERAWAVVCCAVTALLVSPVSWSHHWVWCVPLVLLLAARARRAAAVGTLLVFCSYALWWVPHTPGRPELRQNPIEFTLSGLYAATGCLVLALATARTRKGQAVTNE
- a CDS encoding histidine phosphatase family protein, whose amino-acid sequence is MSATGEVPAGKPGRRVILWRHGQTAWNVERRFQGTTDVELTDTGVAQARRAARLLASLKPAAIISSDLKRAANTAAELAALTGLGVNRDEALRETYAGVWQGLTHDEIIARYGEEYAAWKRGEPVRRGGGELESEVADRAAPVVLRHADKLPDDGTLVVVSHGGTIRTTIGRLLGLEARHWESLGGLSNCCWSVLGEGARGWRLLEHNAGTLPEPVLGDDD
- a CDS encoding SCO2583 family membrane protein, whose translation is MGGPGDPPEGTPDGAPNGADDEYRSVVFDESFVRAARLQEFSAQERMADHAPAVRRRPPMRRGLSRQALVLVLLIAVAFGTAIYMGVRHPYQTPQAGRYVQPLRMTVIPLAPQGKVPGAPDSEQLYANSPAAQFRVGAEGIALPAARRTANFSDAQVITALTTAKDYLVRSSLYPEVLTGGQVRPVRVLLDPEQLDQFDRSFEQPTADGRHAPTGWLVRFDPSRAELADRKIRVQGSLEAGEVDSSTLEVTSDHTFVYALRPAGADEKAEVSLFTVRRELHFRFDRDDLRLHQAELVGSSLQAGPLSCAEDATNHLRPLLAGQTPKAGGPAGTDPYAPQGTAALCGTLADSAQPRLPKA
- the nadD gene encoding nicotinate-nucleotide adenylyltransferase; the protein is MGEQDMPTGPSTSAKRRLGVMGGTFDPIHHGHLVAASEVAAQFHLDEVVFVPTGQPWQKTHRTVSPAEDRYLMTVIATAENPQFSVSRIDIDRGGPTYTVDTLRDLRALNPDTDLFFITGADALAQILTWRDSEELFSLAHFIGVTRPGHHLTDAGLPEGGVSLVEVPALAISSTDCRARVAKGDPVWYLVPDGVVRYIAKRQLYRGE